The window CTTCGGCCAAACGCTGTGCTAAGAACTCCAGATCATCTCGGTTGTTATCCATCGCAAAGCGAATGATATACTTGATGAATTCCTCTGCGAGGTTCATATTGTCTTCAATATCATAGAAAGCCATTTCCGGTTCGATCATCCAAAACTCAGCAAGGTGACGGGTTGTGTTAGAGTTCTCTGCACGGAATGTTGGTCCAAATGTATAGATCTCACTAAAAGCCATGGCACCCAATTCGCCTTCGAGCTGTCCGCTTACAGTAAGGTTGGTGCTCTTGCCAAAGAAATCTTCTTTGTAGTTGATAGAACCATCTTCATTGCGTGGTGCCGTTCCATCCATCGGTAAAGTAGTAACGCGGAACATTTCACCTGCACCTTCTGCATCACTTGCAGTGATGATGGGTGTGTGCAAGTACACAAATCCTTTCTGGTGAAAGAATTGGTGAATGGCAAATGCCAATGAATGTCTTACGCGGAATACTGCGCCGAATGTATTGGTACGAAAACGTAAATGTGCTTTTTCGCGCAGAAATTCAAGACTGTGTTTTTTGGGCTGCAAAGGATAAGCTTCCGCATCGCTATCGCCCAACACTTCCAGCGACTTGGCCTTCAGTTCAACAGTTTGTCCCTTTCCTAAGGAAGCCACCAGCTCACCGGTAATCTTGAGGGATGCACCTGTGGTGATGCGCTTCAGGGTAGCATCATCGAGTAGGCCCAATTCTACCACTACCTGCAGGTTATTATTGGTGCTACCATCATTGAGCGCAATAAACTGGTTGTTACGGAAGGTGCGCACC is drawn from Chitinophagales bacterium and contains these coding sequences:
- the asnS gene encoding asparagine--tRNA ligase, with translation MFNNRTRIKALLAMEPANQEITVMGWVRTFRNNQFIALNDGSTNNNLQVVVELGLLDDATLKRITTGASLKITGELVASLGKGQTVELKAKSLEVLGDSDAEAYPLQPKKHSLEFLREKAHLRFRTNTFGAVFRVRHSLAFAIHQFFHQKGFVYLHTPIITASDAEGAGEMFRVTTLPMDGTAPRNEDGSINYKEDFFGKSTNLTVSGQLEGELGAMAFSEIYTFGPTFRAENSNTTRHLAEFWMIEPEMAFYDIEDNMNLAEEFIKYIIRFAMDNNRDDLEFLAQRLAEEEKALPQDKRSELGLIEKLEFVLNNAFERITYTEAIDILLNSPAYKKKKFQYEVKWGIDLQSEHERYLVEKHFKKPVIVTNYPAAIKAFYMRLNDGCEEGKQTVAAMDILAPGIGEIVGGSQREERLENLLKRMEEFHIPAAEMDWYLDTRRFGTVPHAGFGLGFERMVQFVTGMTNIRDVIAFARTPKNCEF